gaACTGATTAACAAATGGATATTATCTTTTTTTAAAGCATAGCGAAAggtacaaaaaataaaaagtttaaccccttcaccctcgggtcattttccatttttgcggtttcgttttttgctctccttTTTTCCAGagcctaactttttttattttttggtcaaaatggccaagtgagggcttgttttttgcaggacgagttttactattgaacggcaccattggtattagcatatcttgtactggaaaacaggaaaaaaaattccaagtgtggtgaaattgcaaaaaaagcgcaatcccgaggttgtttttgtgttttttttttaccatgttcactaaatgctaaaactgacctaccattatgattctccaggtcattttgagttcacagacaccaagcaTGTATAGGTTCTTatttatttaagtggttaaaaaaaaattcaaattgttaaaaaaaaataatttgctccattttccaatacctgtagcgtctccatttttcctgctctcgggttgggtgagggcttatttttggtgtgcagagctgtcatttttaatgataaaattttagtgcagatacgatcttttgctcacccgttattgcattttaatgcaatgttgcggtggccaaaaaaccgtaattctgtagtttttacttttttttctcgttacgcagtttaacgatcgggttaattttttatattgatagatcgggcgattctgaacgtggtgataccaaatatgtgtatgtttgattttttttattttcaatggggcaaagggggagtgatttgaacttctatattttttatttttaaattttttttttacatgcttcaatagtctctatgggagactagatgcTGTCAAAATCCAATCAACTGCTATACacaagcgatgatcagatcacctgtatttagttgaaatgctcacttgttatgagcgccgtccactgggcggcgctcatagcaatctggctatgacaaccatagaggtctgctggagacctctggttgtcataccaacccatcggtgacctgtaaTCACGTGACAGGATCACCGATGGGTGGGTTTTCCAACACTCTTGCCAGaggcgcaagttaaatgccgctgtcaaaaattGACAGcagatttaactagttaacagctgcgggtggatcgcgattccacccgtggatgttgcgggcacatgtcagctgacatgtgcccggaaaggtgcgggctcagcatcggagcccacaccaaacagggggagtccgacatcgaCATACTGTTACAcccgatgtcagaaagaggttaaggaaCTGCTGCTGCGGTGATCACAGATCAATCACATAGCACAGGAGACAGATTGCAGGAGGCAGGAGACTGCACAGATCACAGGAGACAGATTGCAGGAGGATCCCAAGGACCTCCAAGGATTTTTCTCTCTCAGGTAACACATGGGGTATACAATCTCTCTGCGTGCCAGCTATgaggtgaagatggggtgcagagtagtgATTGCTATGTTAGATTAATCCCTTTGGTGCCCATTGGTCAGTAACTATTATTCAGTCAATCAGCACCAAAGGGGCTAATTATGGGAGATGATGTCACAATCACCCTATCCCATGTGACTGCTGTGATACCGCGAGGAGGGGCTGTACAGCCCCCTGAGGGGACATGCAGGTATGGCCTGCTGTCAGAGACCGCACACTGTGAGAATGTAGTTGCTGGGTGTGGCAGGTGCTTGACCACAATTAGCTGATTTGCATACATGGGATCCCATGCTGACTAGATGGGCACGGCCTTACACAATGTAAGTGTATTGATCGAAGCCGGATACAGTCAAGTCGGAATGTGTATGGAATTATGCAACTCGCTGCCTGGTCCCGGAGCCAGCACCATAGAATCCTCACAGCTTGCAATGCGaagactcacaagtctgcagttacaatcaggggtgtaactacaacaggtgcaggggttgaaatcgcacccgggccctggagcccagggggccctaaaattccctttggcctatattaaaagactattgctattaaagatttaaaatatttgggggccccgttggagcttttgtATCAGGGCTCATGAGTTTCAACTTACGCCACTGGTTCGCAATATAGTAGAGTGACTGCATaattgtagcctaaggccggacaacccctttaagtgtaggATATCACTTGCAGAAAGCCAGTTAGAACTGAAATAAGTGGGTTTTAGTGGAGGATGCGTCTCCAGTATGTAATATAACTGGTCAGACTGATCGTTAACATTAATGGTAATGACCAGTCTGACTAGTCGTACTACATATTGCAAACGTATCTGTTTATATGTACATATTTTTTTTGTCTAAAAGATGATGTTTTTGGTTTCTACTACTACTTATTTGCGTGTTTGTTAAAAATCTTACAAAGAATTGGAGATGAGATGCAGTACCTGGCAGCATCCACCCTACAGTGTACGGTGCTGTGGTGTCCTGGTCCATGCACTGCTTACATCCCACCAATACTGAAGGTGATCAGTAGAGGTCCTGGTTGCCGAACCTTTGCCAATCTTATATTGATGACTTGTAGTGTACAAACCTTTTACTTTCTACTCTTAATATAATGTACAGAAGGCATAAAAACGATTACAATACAATTGAGAACGGTCTGAAATGTTCGGTGCTAGCCAAGTGGCTTTGAAATGTTTCTGCATATTGTCTATATCTGGATAATTTATTTCTCAGTTATCACAAATTAATCAATTTAACATTTTGAGAGTTCCTTGAAATTCTCTCTTCGGTGGCATGTTCTGTGCAGCTGACGATGAGCTCTCTTGTAGGGATTGTTGTGCTGTCCATCATCCACTGACTACTGTTTGACCAAAGGTCATGCCCCTgacaccaagaaaaaaaaaaaaaaaagtggtctctCTTTCATACTGTGTAAAACCCTTTTTGCCATTTTGCGGATCATGTGCACAATTTATCATATGCAAATAATTGGCTGCAAATCACTATAATGTGTGCTTTTTCAATGCGGATTGCCTTTTATTGGTAGCAATGCTGCCGTAGATCATATTGGCCCCATGTTTAATCTGCCTAGAGGAAACATTTGAAAGGAGCTCATATAATCTCCCTGTTCTTCCATTGGTTTCTTATGGGTACAAAGGTTTTCTACTACATTCCAAAAGCTGGCTTTCTACTATTTGGCTCTCTATGGAAGATTGTCCATGGAGAGTCAGATATGACGAAGCTATGTTGCAAACTCATGGGCTGATGAGAGATCAAAATCTGTGGCTACGGTTGTGGGATTCGTTGGCATCATATACATGAGAAATTACAGAAATCCGGCAACTTGATTTTCAGTAAGAAGCCTCTTTATATAAATAACTAAACTCTGAACAGATGTATCTTCTCACTAGTTTTCACACGGCTGTTAGTACTAGGATAGTAAAGTCCATATATTACAACCAGTAATCAAAATtagcttttattttgcattgcagcaGATGGAATATCACACAATACAATGTTACAGAAGGAAAACATATTAACTCTAAAAGATATCAGGTACAAATCATAATAAGTCGTCCCAATGAAATTTCCTCGTTAGTGATATCATAAATATCGGATCGGAAATGTTGGTAATGTTAGCAGCTCCCTTAGAAATGAATGGAGAGAGCAGTGCATGTTCAGGCTTCCTTTGGTTAATCGTTTCTAACTGTAATAGTCTGGACCAAATTGTAGTATATTATGAGGACTGAAGCTTGTGCTACCAGTGTCGGATTGGGGTGCAAAGGGCCCACCAGAAGCATTGACTCTGGGGGCCACTTTTGAGCTATAGGCAAACAATACATTACTCTCATTCACAAATGTATCTCTGCTTCTATATATATGAATACATTAGGTAGTTTGTTGAATGAATTATGAGATGATGCTTTTGTCTATACATAATGAAGTGTGCCAACATATAAGTGGGATAGAGTGGTCAACTCCTGCcaaggggcccaccaggggattcccctgtCCTCTTGTGGGCCAGTCCAAAACCGTGTGCTACTGATTCATTTAGCTCAGAGGACTTTTTATACTGGATCCTCATTGGTAACCGCTCAGGCACATGTTCTGTAAAAGTTATATAAAGACCAATAACTGAATTCACTGACAGCCAGCAGAGATTGACAATTGTGCAAAATTGGATAGCGTATATTAGAAAGCTGCATATCTACTTTTCCCAACGTACTAATCGCATTCCATAAAACACAGTTTACATGTAGCGTATCGGTTGAAATAACTAGACACCGGTTTATGTCCGATCTAGTTTGCATGGGAAATAGAAATCACGCACTGCATGGGGACACTTATGAGACATGGTTGGGGATATAATCTAAACTCGATAAAAAAAATACTTCCATGTGGTTATCAAATTagtaacaaaaaataaaacaaagattGGGAATCAAAACTCAGCAagtactagaaaaaaaaaattggtacagACGGGAAACATGTTAGATGCCCAGCATGGTTAACAGGATACCAAGATTTATCCACATCAAGGCAAAACAAACTAGTCTATAAGTCAGTACTGTAGACATCTACTACCTGATAGATATACAGCAATACTCTGCATTAATAATCAGACCACGTGGTGTTAATATGATATTGGTAACATTACTAGTCTGTGTAATACATGTTAACGCGAAAAaattaatgatagcatttcagaaCATTTTAGTCTTTTTCCAAGAATGCTACAATAATAAAGTACTGAAATGCTAGTGATGTCCATGTTCTCACTTGCAGGTTTGGATGATACTTTCCATTGCTACCAAGGCATGTAGCACATGTTGAAGGCATTCGGCATATTTGGCCATTCACTCTCTCATCACACATATACCAGCTTAGCTCGCCATCCACAGGGTGAAGGTAATAAGAAAACTGGGAAGGGTGGTGAATGGGCCTATTCCCAAACAAAGCGTCAATGCCAATCCTACAGCAGCAGAAATCACAATGCTCCTTTGGTCTCGAATGATCTTCTTCAGTATATCACAAAACTATAAGAAAAAGAAATTAACTGTGAGTATAGAAAAGTAAAGGCAATACATTACGTATGGATACGTGGCATGCACCTCTACGATACACTTACTGAATGTACCTCATCCGTCCACCATTGTATACATAGGGAATTATATTATGTGGCCATAATGTGTAAGCTAACAAATTAAATAAAATCAGGGAATGCACCTCTATAGCAAATAATGCACATAATAATGCAATGAAACGATTCTGAGGAACTTTAGTAACGCGAGTCGTTCCCTCCAAAAGGTAAAAATGTGTCATGCTACAAACCGTGTACGCACAACAAAATATAAAAAGGATCGATTTAATTACTTGTATCAAGAATTATTGAAATGTTTATAGTTAAAACTATATTTGAATTAAATATattggtcaaaatgaaaaaaaaaatttaaagataTAAGAATACAAATAATTCTGCAAATGATAGGGcaaaacaaagaaaataaataaatgtagaTGTAATGTCCGAATGCCCAGTACTTACTGCACTTATTAATTTCTGCTAGCAGTCATGTGTTGCACATATCACAGGCATTTGTTCCACATCATAAAGCAAGGAGGAAAGCCCTAGTAATCATTTTATTGGACAATTATATGGAAGTAACACCTTCTCAGACTCTTAGCAGATACCACAAGGCCCAGACAGGGTTTTATGTCTGCTGTTACTACAGGAACTATTTAACTATTAGAAAGGTTAAAGGTTATTAACAATTAAAGTGAATTGTTTCAGGCCCATCCACAGTACCAGGTATACGTCACACTGCAATAAAAGGGAATAAAATTCAGCtttaaaggaaaagaaaaaagttaCTTTGTACTTGATACTTCCACTCGTTTTATGTGTAAATGAAATTGCGGGTTGTAATTACAGAGTGTAATTATATTGGCCAAATACAGACATAAAACCTCATAAAGATGGTATCTTAACAACCTTGAAATAACAAGCAGATTATATGGTCTTTTATCTATTAATACAGTGTTATTGAAGTTTTATCGACAGTTCTAAAACAAATCTAAAATTGCAGATAAAAGTTATCCTAATAGTCAGTATCAGCATAGCAATATGATCCAATTTCTAATTCATATTTCGTATTGTCTCATGTATCAAAAATTGTAAAGCATAGAAAGAAAGCTATAGACAAAGGTCTGCACAAATCCTATTAATCTAAAGTTTACCTTATCGGTCTGAAAGCTCACAGGAGACCCGTATCTGCAATAAGTGACAAAGTGCTCGCAGTTATCCCACAGCAGGCTGTATGATGTGGCCCCCACAAGTTTCTCAGCCCGCTGAGCCACTTCTTCATTAGAAAGAGGTTTTGTCTTGAAACTCTTGTCCATGTGATTAACTATTATACTTCCACCATAGGCAAAGTCTTGTACAGTGTCCACCCTTATGCTGGCCACCTTAGCCAGGACGCCCAGGATCAGCCTTTTGTTGGTGACGACTTTCCCAATTAGATACTTGTCTTCTGAAATTGCAGGGAGGATATCAGGCATCAGATGGGCAACCTTGTTATTTCCCAAGTAGATCCCAAAATGAACGAAGAGAGTCCTGGGGACCTGTAACAAGTCTCCTCTTTTCACTGTGCAAAACTCAGTACTTCTTGCTCCAACTTTCCTCTTTGCCAAGCTAAACTTCTTTAAGTTTGAAAAAATGAGGATTTTTTCAAAGATGAAGACCATCAGTCCGAACAGAAGGGATTTCATGATGCTCACCTTGAGTACTGCAAGGCATGCATTAGCTGCAGAGTTGTCTTTCATGCTAATCTGTGTTTTTTTGTTAGGCACATGGGGGAGAATCTCTTGACATCACTGAGAAAAGTCTGAAAGCATTGGTCAAAAGTTATCTGGGAGTCGCCCTTCGTGGCATTCTAATAAAAATGttaaacacaagaaacaaaatgCTATAAAAATGTAAATGGCCATTGTTCAGTTGTAGACTTGCTTTTATTTTTGTAATGTCAAACTGCATATGTTAAAGAGGCCCCGAAACTTTTCCAGTAATGAAAACACAAACATTGAAAATAATAAAACATATAGGAAACAAAATTATTTTATAAAAGTATACTATTCTAATCGAAGTACACAGAATAAATCAACACTGTTTCCAACGTTTTGAGCTATTTGTAGAATTATACATATTCAATTGATTTCTTCTATGGTTTTCAGATTTTTCTCAATTAATAAATATTGTTTTGCAACAGCAGAACAATCAGGTACTCAAGTTTTAAAAAAAactaatataattatatatatatatatatatatatatatatatatatatatatatatatatatatatatatatacacacacacacgtacagatGCTACCAGTCATCTGCTCTACTGTATTCAACTCCTGGTCAAATTGTTAAAATCAAGTTAGAATGGTGATAATGTACTGGTCATTACTGT
This region of Ranitomeya imitator isolate aRanImi1 chromosome 1, aRanImi1.pri, whole genome shotgun sequence genomic DNA includes:
- the LOC138656830 gene encoding lecithin retinol acyltransferase-like; the encoded protein is MKSLLFGLMVFIFEKILIFSNLKKFSLAKRKVGARSTEFCTVKRGDLLQVPRTLFVHFGIYLGNNKVAHLMPDILPAISEDKYLIGKVVTNKRLILGVLAKVASIRVDTVQDFAYGGSIIVNHMDKSFKTKPLSNEEVAQRAEKLVGATSYSLLWDNCEHFVTYCRYGSPVSFQTDKFCDILKKIIRDQRSIVISAAVGLALTLCLGIGPFTTLPSFLITFTLWMAS